The Liquorilactobacillus nagelii DSM 13675 DNA window CTGCGACCGTGGCCAAGAAGTCATAAAGAGTGGTAAATGATGCTGCTGGCAAAAACTTTTAATAAAATCTGTTTCTTGTTCACTGGCAGCTCGTAATTGATGGTTCACATAAGCAACTGAAATCTGTGGTCTATCTTGAAAAGGCAGTGATAAAAGTAATTGAAGCATTACCATTGAATCTACGCCTGTTGAAACTGCAGCCAACACGCGATCAGATTGGTTTAATTCACTAAGACTTAATTGAAACTCTCTTATCATTTTCATGTAATTAACCCCGTCAAAAAAAAATTGTCCTCCAGAGGACAATTTTTCGTTTTAACTCCGCCGGCCGCCTCGGCCTCCACGTTTTCCCTCAGTATTTCTCTTTAATGAAGTCAAACGTGCCTCGCTGTCTTTTAAAAATCCAGCCAATAATGAGTCGAAATCTTGCGACTTATTTTCGTTTTTACGATAATTTTGATTTCTTGAGTTGCCAGTATAGTTATGAGAATGAGTCTTAACACCTACTCCACCATGATTGGCTGAGCTGTGGTGATTTTCAGAATGATTATTGTGTTTTACATAATTGCTATGTGTTTCTTCGTTATGTTTTTCATTGGCTTTGCGAATTGACAAACCAATTTTACCATCCGGAGCAATTGAAAGGACCTTAACAGTTACCTCGTCACCAACACTCAAAACATCATGAATATCTTTAACGTACTTATCAGAGATTTCACTAATATGAACCAAACCGTTCTTTTTCTCACCTAATTCAACAAAAGCACCAAAATTAGTAATTCCTGAAACTTTGCCAGTGACTTTCGCCCCTACTTCAATTGACATAAAAAAGCTGTTCCTCCTTAAGTTGTATACACTTCAGTATAACACGGCTGAAGCGGTATGCAACAAATTTAACAACTATTGATTCATTTTTATAGCTTACTTATTTTTGGCCAGCAGTTTTACTATTATTCGGTAAATTATAAATAGTTTCACCATTTTTACTATAGTAATATTTTTCGCGAATTAATTTTTGTAAATAGTCATCATCTTTTAATTGTCGTGTTTGCTGCTTTAATTCACGATGTTGCTGCAAAACTTGGTCTAATTTACTAGTAGCTACTTTTTTCTGTTGAACTAGGTTACTTGTCAAATGTTGCGTTCGAAATACTTGGCTACCTAGAAGTAAAAAACTAATTGCGAAAAACGCAATAATAACTATCATGCGACGGCGGTGAACTCGTTTGTTATGCAGTTTTTGCGTCTGCAGCTGCGCTTGGTAACTTTTTTTTTCAAAATAAGAATTATTTAGAATTTCAACTTTATTAACACGTTGCCTACTCAAACAAGCCCACCTCCATTTATTTTCAATTTGATTATAACAAAACCTAGTTTAGTTCGTCTAATTAAGTGACCAACTTAATTTTTGGCATTTTCGCTGATAATCTGATACAACCCTTCAGCATCTGCCTTTTTGGCATTTGGTACTAACGCTGTTACCTCAATAACTAAAGTCTTATTTCCAAAATTAATTGTTAGTTGATCTCCAATTGCAACATTGGTCGCTGATTTAGCTGGTCTTTGATTTATTAAAATTCTTCCTTGATCAGCAATCTGCTTGGCAACAGTTCGCCGTTTAATAATTCGTGATATCTTTAAGAACTTATCTACTCGCATTAAAATTCCCCCTTAACTTCGGTAACAATCCTATTTTCAATTTAAAAATTTCTGGTCTAAAAGCTGAAATCTGAGTGTACAAGCAAAAAAAGCTATTATTCCAATTGGAATGGCTGCTAATAATACCCAGAAACTTCCTAATCTGGAAAAACTAACTTGATTTTGAATTAGTAGCGCTGTTATTTTTACGCTGATTCCCATTACAGACAACGTAATCAATAATTTTCTAAGCCAACCAGCTGTTCGTAAATAAGAAAAACCAACATTTTTTTCAAGTCTTCCTGCGACTATCATTCCAGCCAAAAGACTGAGAACTGAACCCCACGCAGCACCATTAATTCCATACGGTGTAATCAATAGCCAATTGAAAAACATTTTGCCAATTGTTATTAGTAAGATAACTTTAAAAGCTGCCACTTGCTGCTCCTCAATTTGCAGTAAGACATTATCTAAAATGATGATCGTCGCTAGAGGAATTGTCAAACTATTAACTGCCAGGGCGAAGGACCCTTGAGCGCTTCCGAATAAAACCCAATTAATCTGCGGCATCAAGACAGTCAAACCAATTGCAGCAGCGAATGCAAATAACAGCGCTAGTTGAAAAAGCTGCTGAACTTTCAATCTAACAATTTGGTTACTTTGTTTTTTTTGTTGGTTAATCAGTGCTGGTAGTGAACTAACCGCAATTGCATTAGTAATTACCAATCCTAATTGTAATAAGGGCTGGCCTCGATCAAAAACTCCTTTCAAAGCCGCTGCAGTTGTTGGCAGCAAACCACTTGCTTGGAGATATTTTTTCAATGTAAATGAATCAATTAATTGTAGTAATATTAATAAAGCTGCATTTAAACAAAAAATTAGTCCTTCAGTAAATAAGGGGCGTGCTAATTTTTTTAATTCTGCCACCGTAACTGCTACTTTTGTAAAACGTAATTCGTGAAAAAATACTGGCCAGAAAAAAAGCATCGCCGCGGCTGCTCCAAAAGTCCCACCTAGAATTGCCCAGCTCCCAATTGTGTACAGCGATAAATGTTGACGAATGCCGATTGCAGCTGCCGCTAAAATAATTCCTACTCGAAGTACCTGTTCAACTAATTGTGAATGAGCGGTTGTCGTCATATCTAAATTTCCTTGACAGTATCCACGACCAACCGCTAAAAAAGGCATCAACAAATACATCCAACTAACATTTTGAATAACAATTGCTAAATGTGAGTCATCCATTGCAACTGCTATTTTAGTTGAAAATAATTGCAAAAGGATAAATAGGCTACCTCCAAAAAGTAGTAATAAATACCAATAATTTCTAGCGATTACCTTTTTTTGCAATTGATTGTTTTCTTGAGCTACTTTTTTGGAAATAAAAGCTGGAAAGCCAGTTAAAGCAAAGGTCATTCCAATTCCGTAAAACGGATAAACTTGTTGGTAAATATAAAAGCCAATATTACCAACCATATTTTGAAAGGGTATTCGATAAACAGCACTTAGTATTTTAACAATCAATGAAGTAATCGCTAACCAAACTGTTCCATGAAGGAGCAGGCTATTGCTTCGTTTTTGTTTCATTTTTCTTCCCTTTCAGCCTTTGATTCTCACTGTCTGCTAAAAAAGCAAACAACTTTTCAAATTGTGTAATAACCTCAAGCAACTCTGATTTTGGCTGTTGATTCAATATCAAATTAAAGCATCCACTCTCATTTTTGATTGTTGCTTTCAGGTTTGTTTGTGCTAAAGCTGCTAGGAGATCACGAGCTGTCAAATAATCAGCAAATTGCTTGGCAAAAATTATTATAAATTTACGATCCACTTGCTGAATTGATTTAACCTGAATTTGATCGGCCAACATTTTTAGCCGACCAATTTCCAACAAATTGGCAACGGGACTGGGATAGTCGCCAAAACGATCTAGTAAATCAGCTTGAATTTCATCAAACTGCGCTTGATTTTGCAATTGGCGTATTCGTTTATAGATTTCAATTTTCTGACGTGGATCAGCAATATATTCACTTGGTAAATATGCTTCTAAATCCAAATCAATTTCTGCATCACTGACTAAACGAACCTGTTTTCCTTGCTTCTTAGCAACTGCATCTTTTAACATTTGCACATATAAATCATAACCGACAGAATCGATAAAGCCATGTTGTTGTCTTCCCAATAAATTACCGGCACCGCGAATTGCCAAATCACGCATCGCAATTTTAAACCCAGAACCCAGTTCGGTAAAGTCTTTAATTGCCTCTAGTCGTTTTTCACTGATCTCAGTTAAAACCTTATCTGGACGATACATAAAGTAGGCATATGCCATCCGATTACTCCGACCTACTCGACCACGCAGCTGATATAATTGCGCTAACCCCATTTTATCAGCATCCTCCACAATCAAGGTATTAACATTGGGAATATCGATTCCAGTTTCAATAATTGTTGTAGTAACCAAGACATCGAATTCTCCATTAATGAAATCCAATAGAATTCGTTCAAGTTGCGCTTCTGACATTTGACCATGAATATACCCAATTCGCGCTTCAGGTATCATTGCTTTCAATTCCGTAACTGTTCGTTCAATATCGGCCACGCGATTGTGCAAATAAAAAGTCTGACCACCACGATTGATTTCTCGGTGAACCGCATCAGCTATTAAACTATAATCTTGTTCAATTACATAAGTTTGGATTGGAAATCGATTTAATGGTGCAGTTTCAATTACCGATAAATCCCTAACTCCCAACATTGACATATTCAATGTTCTTGGAATTGGAGTAGCCGTCAAAGTTAATACGTCAATCGAAGAACGCAACTCTTTAATTTTTTCCTTATGTTTAACTCCGAAGCGCTGTTCTTCATCAACAATTAACAAACCTAAATCTTTAAATTTAACATCTTTTGATAATAGTCGATGAGTTCCAACCACGATATCCAGCTGACCAGCTGCTAATTTTTTTAAAGTCTGTTTAACTTGCTGTTGCGTTCTAAAACGTGACAAAATTCCAATTTCTACTGGAAATCCCTCAAAACGACTAAGCATTGTTTCATAATGCTGCTGTGCCAAAACCGTCGTTGGTACTAAAAAAGCTACTTGTTTTCCATCTTGAATCGCCTTAAAAGCTGCGCGTAATGCAACCTCAGTCTTGCCGTAGCCCACATCACCAATTAGCAACCGGTCCATCGGCTTACTCTGCTGCATATCATGCTTGATTTCACGTGTACTACGCAACTGGTCAGGAGTCTCCGTATATGCAAATGCCGCTTCAAACTCATGTTGAAATTCATCATCTAGTGAGTAGGCAAAGCCCTTTTCAGTTTCACGTTTAGCATACAGTTCAACTAACTCATCTGCAATATCCTCAACTTTAGCTGCTACCCGACGTTTGGTTTTCTCCCAATCACTACCACCCAGTTTATTTAAATGTGGGGATTTTCCTTCAGCTGAAACATATTTTTGAATCCGATCAATTTGTTTAACCGGTACAAATAACTTACCAGCATCTTGATATTCAATCGTCAGATAATCTTGATGTTTTCCACGATCACTAATAGTCTTAATACCCAAAAAGCGTCCGATTCCGTGATTAACATGGACAACGTAATCGCCCTTTTTTAAGTCAGTATAGCTTTTTAGACGCTCAGTATTTTCCATTGTCAACCGGCGTGGCTGCTTAGCTTTAACTTTCTGAAAAAGTTCACTTTCAGTTACTATTACTAGTTTAAGCTGGGGCAATTCAAAACCGTGATTAAAACCAATTTGGACTAATTGAGGTTGACCTAAATTTAATTCTTTCGTCGTATTAATTTCAACTGGCATTGCAAAATCAATCAGTGTTTGTTGAATTTTTCTAATTCTAGCTGGATTATTAATTGCAAAAATTACTGTTTGCTGTTGCTTTTTCCAACGCTGCATTTCTGTCTTCAAGAGCGGCATTTGTCCAAAAAATTGTTGAATCATTCGAACCTGAATATCAGCAATTGAACTAAATGTCAGCTTTCCCATTCCTTTACGGAAAAGAGCCAAAAAAATTGAGTTATGCTGATCTTTTTTTTGCCATTCCTTAATTGTAGTTGTTGGTTGACTAGCTTCGAATAACTTTCCACTAGCCAATTGATTTGTCTCCCAAGCCATTTGTTCTTGTTGCTGCAAGCGCTGGCTTTCAACTATTCGTGGCAAATCATCCCAAAAAACAACTCCCTTATCCAGCAAATAATCAAGTAAAGAATTCTTTTCAGCTAGCAGCCCGCGTTTAAAAGCGGCTGCCCAAGCTGGAAATTGTCTCGCCGTCAAGGCCGCTGTCAACTTATAGTTAATATTATTTAAATTTTCTCGAAACTCTTTTTGAACAGCTGATGTGCTAACTTTTTGATACTGTTTTTTTAACACCGCTAAAGCATGGGCTTGCTGAGCAGCATCAAGCGGATATTCACTGGCTGGTAAAACTGTAATACAATCCAAGTTTTGCAAGCTACGTTGGTTGCTCGCTGAAAATTCACGAATTGAATCAATCTCTGTATCGAATAAATCAATTCTGATCGGATTCAATTGATCAAAAGGATAGATATCCACGATAGAACCACGAACAGCAAACTCGCCTTTTTTAGCCACTAATTGCTGCCGCTGATAGCCAACGCTATTCAAAAAAGTTATGAATTTATTTAAATCAAGATTCATTCCTGGTTTTAGTTGCCTGATTTGTTCTCGCCACTGAACAGGAGGCAACAATGGATACCCAATTCCGCTAGCAGCCGTAACTGTTATTTTAGGAACTTGCATTCCAGCCAAAGTCTGGATTCGTGCTGCTCGAAACTCCGGTGAAGCAATAGCAGTTTCTGCAGCCATGGTCTCTTCAACTGGAAAAAAATTAACTTGATTGGGACCTAATAACGCAATCAATTCATCAACTAATCCTTGGGCGTGATTTAGAGTATCTTCAACTATCAGTATTGGCTTTTTTAATTGCTGCAAATAAGTCTGCAGCAATAACGGCTTTATTGCTGGTTGAACTCCCGTTAATAAAAAATTTTCTCCAGTACTCTGCTTTACTCTTTTAATTAAATCATTAACTTCAGGTAATTTTAAAAAAATATCTTCAATTTTCATTATTGAAAAGTACTATTTCTCCTTATGATTAAACTCATTCATCGCTTTAGCAAAATCGTCTGTCTGTAACCAAAACTTGACAGCTGCAATTGCTTGGTCAAGTCCAACAGCAATTTCCGGCTGTTGTTTCTTAGAGAAACTTGACAATACCCAGTCTACCACTGTTTGATGTTCCGGGTGATCAATTCCGATTCTCAAACGTTTAAACTTTTGACCACCGACAGCAGCAATAATACTTTTAATGCCATTGTGGCCTCCAGCTGAGCCCTTTTGCCGTAATCGCAACTGGCCGGTGGGTAAGTCCATATCATCATGGATAATCAACAAATCTGCTGGTTCTAATTTATAGTAATTCAGCAAAGCTGCCACACTGCGACCAGACTCATTCATATAAGTTGTCGGTTTGGCTAAAATAATTTTTTCTTGTCGATAAAACCATTTAGTTAGCATTGCTTCTTGCCGTGGACCAGAGAAATTTAAGCCTTCTTGTTGGGCTATATGATCTAAAACCATAAATCCAGTGTTATGTCGCGTATTTTCATATTCTTTTCCGATATTTCCAAGTCCAACTACAAGTTTCATTATTTATTACTCCATTTCTTCACTATTTCCAAAATCATTTGTAAAAGTTTTCGCTATACATTGCAAATATTATTTTTCTCAAGCAAATACTAACTGTACAACTTTGCACATAAAAGAATTATCAGCATACATTATCAGCGAATAGTATACCACAGCCGGGTTTTTATCTGAAAAAAATGTTTGAAAACCACTTCACATTTTTCAGAAAAAAGTGGTATACTAACGATGTGTTACTAAGTTCACTTATGAAAGGATGAAGAACTGTGTCAAAAACACAAAATCATCAAAAAGTTATTTTAGTCGGCGACGGCGCTGTAGGTTCTAGTTTTGCATATGCAATGGCTCTCCAAGGAGTTGCTGAAGAATTCGGTATCGTGGATGTTGTTAAGGAACGCACCGAAGGCGATGCACTTGATTTAGCTGATGCGACTGCACTCTCATACCCAAAGAAGAT harbors:
- a CDS encoding S1 domain-containing RNA-binding protein encodes the protein MSIEVGAKVTGKVSGITNFGAFVELGEKKNGLVHISEISDKYVKDIHDVLSVGDEVTVKVLSIAPDGKIGLSIRKANEKHNEETHSNYVKHNNHSENHHSSANHGGVGVKTHSHNYTGNSRNQNYRKNENKSQDFDSLLAGFLKDSEARLTSLKRNTEGKRGGRGGRRS
- a CDS encoding RNA-binding S4 domain-containing protein, coding for MRVDKFLKISRIIKRRTVAKQIADQGRILINQRPAKSATNVAIGDQLTINFGNKTLVIEVTALVPNAKKADAEGLYQIISENAKN
- a CDS encoding polysaccharide biosynthesis protein, giving the protein MKQKRSNSLLLHGTVWLAITSLIVKILSAVYRIPFQNMVGNIGFYIYQQVYPFYGIGMTFALTGFPAFISKKVAQENNQLQKKVIARNYWYLLLLFGGSLFILLQLFSTKIAVAMDDSHLAIVIQNVSWMYLLMPFLAVGRGYCQGNLDMTTTAHSQLVEQVLRVGIILAAAAIGIRQHLSLYTIGSWAILGGTFGAAAAMLFFWPVFFHELRFTKVAVTVAELKKLARPLFTEGLIFCLNAALLILLQLIDSFTLKKYLQASGLLPTTAAALKGVFDRGQPLLQLGLVITNAIAVSSLPALINQQKKQSNQIVRLKVQQLFQLALLFAFAAAIGLTVLMPQINWVLFGSAQGSFALAVNSLTIPLATIIILDNVLLQIEEQQVAAFKVILLITIGKMFFNWLLITPYGINGAAWGSVLSLLAGMIVAGRLEKNVGFSYLRTAGWLRKLLITLSVMGISVKITALLIQNQVSFSRLGSFWVLLAAIPIGIIAFFACTLRFQLLDQKFLN
- the pth gene encoding aminoacyl-tRNA hydrolase gives rise to the protein MKLVVGLGNIGKEYENTRHNTGFMVLDHIAQQEGLNFSGPRQEAMLTKWFYRQEKIILAKPTTYMNESGRSVAALLNYYKLEPADLLIIHDDMDLPTGQLRLRQKGSAGGHNGIKSIIAAVGGQKFKRLRIGIDHPEHQTVVDWVLSSFSKKQQPEIAVGLDQAIAAVKFWLQTDDFAKAMNEFNHKEK
- the mfd gene encoding transcription-repair coupling factor; protein product: MKIEDIFLKLPEVNDLIKRVKQSTGENFLLTGVQPAIKPLLLQTYLQQLKKPILIVEDTLNHAQGLVDELIALLGPNQVNFFPVEETMAAETAIASPEFRAARIQTLAGMQVPKITVTAASGIGYPLLPPVQWREQIRQLKPGMNLDLNKFITFLNSVGYQRQQLVAKKGEFAVRGSIVDIYPFDQLNPIRIDLFDTEIDSIREFSASNQRSLQNLDCITVLPASEYPLDAAQQAHALAVLKKQYQKVSTSAVQKEFRENLNNINYKLTAALTARQFPAWAAAFKRGLLAEKNSLLDYLLDKGVVFWDDLPRIVESQRLQQQEQMAWETNQLASGKLFEASQPTTTIKEWQKKDQHNSIFLALFRKGMGKLTFSSIADIQVRMIQQFFGQMPLLKTEMQRWKKQQQTVIFAINNPARIRKIQQTLIDFAMPVEINTTKELNLGQPQLVQIGFNHGFELPQLKLVIVTESELFQKVKAKQPRRLTMENTERLKSYTDLKKGDYVVHVNHGIGRFLGIKTISDRGKHQDYLTIEYQDAGKLFVPVKQIDRIQKYVSAEGKSPHLNKLGGSDWEKTKRRVAAKVEDIADELVELYAKRETEKGFAYSLDDEFQHEFEAAFAYTETPDQLRSTREIKHDMQQSKPMDRLLIGDVGYGKTEVALRAAFKAIQDGKQVAFLVPTTVLAQQHYETMLSRFEGFPVEIGILSRFRTQQQVKQTLKKLAAGQLDIVVGTHRLLSKDVKFKDLGLLIVDEEQRFGVKHKEKIKELRSSIDVLTLTATPIPRTLNMSMLGVRDLSVIETAPLNRFPIQTYVIEQDYSLIADAVHREINRGGQTFYLHNRVADIERTVTELKAMIPEARIGYIHGQMSEAQLERILLDFINGEFDVLVTTTIIETGIDIPNVNTLIVEDADKMGLAQLYQLRGRVGRSNRMAYAYFMYRPDKVLTEISEKRLEAIKDFTELGSGFKIAMRDLAIRGAGNLLGRQQHGFIDSVGYDLYVQMLKDAVAKKQGKQVRLVSDAEIDLDLEAYLPSEYIADPRQKIEIYKRIRQLQNQAQFDEIQADLLDRFGDYPSPVANLLEIGRLKMLADQIQVKSIQQVDRKFIIIFAKQFADYLTARDLLAALAQTNLKATIKNESGCFNLILNQQPKSELLEVITQFEKLFAFLADSENQRLKGKKNETKTKQ
- a CDS encoding FtsB family cell division protein, with the translated sequence MSRQRVNKVEILNNSYFEKKSYQAQLQTQKLHNKRVHRRRMIVIIAFFAISFLLLGSQVFRTQHLTSNLVQQKKVATSKLDQVLQQHRELKQQTRQLKDDDYLQKLIREKYYYSKNGETIYNLPNNSKTAGQK